The following are from one region of the Sorghum bicolor cultivar BTx623 chromosome 2, Sorghum_bicolor_NCBIv3, whole genome shotgun sequence genome:
- the LOC8065374 gene encoding succinate dehydrogenase [ubiquinone] iron-sulfur subunit 2, mitochondrial produces the protein MLRRTLPALRSVKDGAAGQAGKVDAHFPSLRGHPAARANAREAAEGQARLSAEEEDRRKRDGRATTTVKEFQVYRWNPDSPAGRPFLQSYLVDLASCGPMVLDVLQKIKAEQDSTLAFRRSCREGICGSCSMSIDGVNTVACLKPVDADTSRPSMVTPLPHMYVVKDLVVDLTNFYQQYRSVEPWLKTKRRASSASEGEATTTRREHLQSPAQRKKLDGLYECILCACCSTACPSYWWNSEAFLGPAALLHAYRWVSDSRDDYGRERIQSLSEGWDKMYRCRMIKSCTATCPKSLDPAAAISAMKALHQLRKA, from the coding sequence ATGCTGCGGAGGACGCTGCCGGCGTTGCGCTCGGTGAAGGATGGCGCGGCAGGGCAGGCCGGCAAGGTCGACGCGCACTTCCCGTCGCTGCGTGGACACCCGGCGGCGCGCGCCAACGCCCGCGAGGCCGCCGAGGGGCAGGCCCGGCTGTccgcggaggaggaggaccGCCGCAAGCGCGACGGCAGGGCAACGACGACGGTGAAGGAGTTCCAGGTGTACCGGTGGAACCCGGACTCGCCGGCGGGGCGGCCGTTCCTGCAGTCCTACCTGGTGGACCTGGCCAGCTGCGGGCCCATGGTGCTGGACGTGCTGCAGAAGATCAAGGCGGAGCAGGACTCGACGCTGGCGTTCCGGCGGTCGTGCCGGGAGGGCATCTGCGGGTCGTGCTCCATGAGCATCGACGGCGTGAACACGGTGGCGTGCCTCAAGCCCGTGGACGCGGACACGTCGCGGCCGAGCATGGTCACGCCGCTGCCGCACATGTACGTGGTCAAGGACCTCGTCGTGGACCTCACCAACTTCTACCAGCAGTACAGGTCCGTGGAGCCGTGGCTCAAGACCAAGAGGAGGGCGTCGTCGGCGTCCGAGGGCGAAGCAACGACGACGCGCCGCGAGCACCTGCAGTCGCCGGCGCAGCGGAAGAAGCTGGACGGGCTGTACGAGTGCATCCTGTGCGCGTGCTGCAGCACGGCGTGCCCGTCCTACTGGTGGAACTCGGAGGCGTTCCTGGGCCCCGCCGCGCTGCTGCACGCCTACCGCTGGGTCTCCGACAGCCGGGACGACTACGGCCGGGAGCGGATACAGTCGCTGTCGGAAGGGTGGGACAAGATGTACAGGTGCAGGATGATCAAGAGCTGCACGGCGACGTGCCCCAAGAGCCTCgaccccgccgccgccatctccgCCATGAAGGCATTGCACCAGCTCCGCAAGGCCTGA